In Lolium rigidum isolate FL_2022 unplaced genomic scaffold, APGP_CSIRO_Lrig_0.1 contig_12257_1, whole genome shotgun sequence, a genomic segment contains:
- the LOC124680313 gene encoding aspartate--tRNA ligase 1, cytoplasmic-like, translating into MAAPASSTVSAMMRKVLFEAAAADNLSAFEALVTVVDDGMGHPKEAIEALRYQEAEGLEDLGVLHAAASAGSLEVCMYLIEELLFDVNCMDSQGRTPLLVAILGKGVDIVNYLFTQGADPNKASDDGLSPLHLAAGSGDLKAVELLLQNGADVDAVAFCGTPLHCAATKDHAGAMKMLLDHNADCNRMVNGKTPLTAAREADSKNCVLLLSTEEVVSEGSGNTKKRLLKDSTKDNVALDSEFFSQCYGDFPEEIFQCQRTLKRQRAEISELSSDAAGGTVMVQGFAESVSKKNKKLALVVLRDGPHTVKCVVSTDIIGVDGDMVSYVGKLTKESYIEVHGVARFSTSNQAELDVSKLYCISRALAPLILHLEDAARGAHVKHDKNMKKLAHAALNVRLNKRFLDLRTNPTRSIFQIQSAVTLKFAEIMASNNFMNIHTPKLTPEISSEGGAAVFKLAYPNGAVAALAQSPQLYKQMTLNGGFKKVFEIGHVYRAEKSKTHRHLCEYVGLHAEMEISEDYMEVCHLVDSLFVQVFDHLKENYQDEINFIKEQYPCVDLQYHPKTLMLKYREGIQMLKDSGFEIEEFDDLSDMAEKELGKLVLDMFGTDFFILYEYPLALRPFYTMPCAEMVDTDATHRYSNSFDAFIRGQEVLSGSQRIHNGLILLRRIKQCGLDLTAFKSFVETFRYGAPPRGGFGAGLERFVMLYLGLPEIKMASLFPRDCQRLKP; encoded by the exons ATGGCGGCGCCAGCCTCCTCCACAG TCAGCGCCATGATGCGGAAAGTTCTATTCGAGGCCGCCGCAGCAGACAATCTCTCCGCCTTCGAAG cgctggtgacggtggtggacgaCGGCATGGGCCACCCCAAAGAGGCCATTGAGGCGCTGAGGTATCAGGAGGCAGAGGGCTTGGAAGATCTTGGGGTCCTTCACGCTGCTGCCTCCGCAGGGAGTTTGGAGGTCTGCATGTACTTAATCGAGGAGCTTCTGTTTGATGTGAATTGCATGGACTCCCAAG GTAGAACGCCTCTGTTAGTTGCCATTCTTGGTAAGGGTGTAGACATTGTCAATTATCTTTTTACTCAAGGAGCCGACCCAAACAAAGCCAGCGATGATGGCCTTTCCCCGTTGCACTTAGCAGCTGGATCAG GAGACCTGAAAGCTGTTGAACTTTTACTTCAAAATGGGGCTGATGTAGATGCAGTAGCATTTTGTGGAACACCACTGCACTGTGCTGCTACAAAAGATCATGCAGGAGCTATGAAAATGCTGTTGGATCATAATGCAGAT TGCAACAGAATGGTAAATGGTAAGACACCCCTCACAGCCGCTAGAGAAGCTGATTCAAAGAATTGCGTCCTTCTGCTTTCAACG GAGGAGGTGGTCTCAGAGGGGAGCGGCAATACCAAGAAGCGCCTGCTCAAGGATAGCACCAAGGACAATGTGGCCCtggactcggagtttttctctcagTGTTATGGCGATTTTCCTGAAGAAATCTTCCAGTGCCAGCGTACCTTAAAAAGACAAAGGGCAGAAATTTCAGAGCTCAGCTCAGACGCTGCTGGTGGCACTGTTATGGTACAGGGGTTCGCCGAGAGCGTTAGCAAGAAGAATAAGAAGTTGGCACTTGTTGTGTTGCGCGATGGCCCTCACACAGTCAAATGCGTCGTGTCTACGGATATAATTGGCGTAGATGGCGACATGGTATCATATGTTGGGAAACTTACTAAGGAAAGTTATATAGAGGTGCATGGCGTGGCCAGGTTCAGTACAAGCAATCAG GCCGAGTTGGATGTGAGCAAGTTATACTGTATCTCAAGGGCACTAGCTCCATTGATATTACATCTTGAGGATGCTGCTCGAGGAGCGCATGTGAAACATGACAAG AATATGAAGAAGCTTGCACATGCCGCGCTGAATGTACGTTTGAACAAAAGATTCCTGGACTTGCGGACCAACCCTACCCGCTCGATTTTTCAGATCCAAAGCGCAGTGACGTTA AAATTTGCAGAAATAATGGCAAGCAATAATTTCATGAACATACACACTCCAAAGTTAACCCCGGAGATTAGCAGTGAGGGAGGAGCTGCAGTTTTCAAGTTGGCATATCCCAATGGGGCTGTTGCAGCACTTGCGCAATCACCGCAGTTATACAAGCAGATGACCCTAAATGGCGGGTTCAAGAAAGTGTTCGAGATTGGTCATGTTTATCGAGCAGAGAAGTCGAAGACTCATCGACATCTGTGTGAATATGTTGGCCTTCATGCAGAGATGGAAATAAGTGAGGATTATATGGAG GTCTGCCATTTGGTTGATTCTCTATTTGTTCAGGTCTTTGATCATTTGAAGGAAAACTATCAAGACGAAATAAATTTCATAAAGGAgcaatacccatgtgtagatcttCAG TATCATCCCAAGACGCTGATGCTAAAGTACAGAGAAGGAATACAGATGCTAAAA GACTCTGGGTTCGAAATTGAGGAATTTGATGATCTCAGTGACATGGCTGAGAAAGAACTTGGGAAGCTGGTCCTTGATAT GTTTGGTACTGATTTCTTTATCCTCTACGAATATCCTCTGGCATTAAGGCCATTCTATACAATGCCCTGTGCCGAGATGGTGGATACTGATGCTACCCATAGATACAGCAATTCGTTTGATGCTTTCATCAGAG GCCAGGAGGTTCTATCAGGATCTCAAAGGATCCATAATGGCCTTATACTGCTGCGAAGGATCAAACAATGTGGGCTAGATCTCACGGCATTTAAATCGTTCGTGGAAACGTTCAG ATATGGTGCACCGCCTCGTGGTGGGTTTGGGGCAGGTTTAGAGCGCTTTGTTATGCTATACTTAGGGTTGCCAGAAATCAAGATGGCATCGTTGTTTCCACGGGATTGCCAACGCTTGAAGCCCTAA